The proteins below come from a single Polynucleobacter sp. MWH-UH23A genomic window:
- a CDS encoding phosphoadenylyl-sulfate reductase: MTLQKISNSLEKPTFWAIPTSTLSAAELGEKTAALKQRLESIASRFSDVRFATSLAAEDMVITDAIATGRVNIQLFTLATGRLHQETLDMAQTTEKHYGISIAKAYPEDRDVQAFIDQYGMNGFYDGEAAKKACCGARKIKPLNAALLGADAWLTGQRREQSTTRVKLDFEEHDDARGIAKFNPLFDWTESDIWAYIKQKDAPIHPLHLKGYPSIGCEPCTRQVKKGEDIRAGRWWWLQSDSKECGLHANK, from the coding sequence ATGACTCTGCAAAAAATATCAAATTCCCTCGAAAAACCGACCTTTTGGGCTATTCCAACAAGCACCCTTAGCGCTGCAGAATTAGGTGAAAAGACTGCAGCCCTCAAACAACGATTAGAAAGCATTGCCTCACGCTTTTCTGATGTTCGATTTGCTACAAGCTTAGCCGCTGAAGACATGGTGATCACAGATGCGATTGCTACAGGCAGGGTCAATATTCAGTTATTCACTTTAGCCACTGGTCGCTTGCATCAAGAGACTTTGGACATGGCCCAGACAACTGAAAAGCACTATGGGATTTCAATTGCAAAAGCCTATCCAGAAGACCGTGATGTTCAAGCATTTATCGATCAATACGGCATGAATGGTTTTTACGATGGAGAAGCAGCCAAGAAAGCTTGCTGTGGTGCTAGAAAAATTAAGCCCCTAAATGCAGCACTTTTGGGTGCTGATGCATGGCTGACTGGACAAAGACGTGAGCAATCGACAACTAGAGTTAAGCTAGATTTTGAGGAACATGACGATGCTCGCGGCATTGCCAAATTCAATCCTCTATTTGATTGGACCGAAAGCGATATCTGGGCCTACATCAAACAGAAGGATGCACCTATTCATCCACTGCACTTAAAGGGCTACCCCAGTATTGGTTGCGAGCCTTGCACACGTCAAGTCAAAAAAGGTGAGGATATTCGTGCAGGTCGCTGGTGGTGGTTACAGAGCGATAGCAAAGAGTGCGGTCTTCATGCAAACAAATAA
- a CDS encoding GTP-binding protein, with amino-acid sequence MSTSQTHSENSHQNVVRFITAGSVDDGKSTLIGRLLYDTKSILVDQLESLSKTKHARVTSSDAGVDLALLTDGLEAEREQGITIDVAYRYFSTPKRKFIVADAPGHEQYTRNLVTGASQSDVAVILVDATCVDLSTKPATLLAQTKRHAAIVHLLGLRHVVFAVNKMDLLNFDEKIFNTIKTSIEDLCSKIGLPTPTLVPISALLGTNVVTASKDTAWYAGPTLLQWLESLDTSPQSEKTGLRLPVQYVARQDGSASDDLRAYLGQIESGSIQVGQKITVLPEHREATVSKIYLGNYSNRDQENVNNEVQSAQTGEAVAISLAEDIDVSRGSIFISAEDASPPTLSKQISADLCWLDSEPLSLSRKYALRHTTNTIGAKVKEIQKVLDVQTLSHALETHPLTANEIGRVDFVLQKPIAADLFSQSKKTGAFILIDDTTNHTVAAGMIREA; translated from the coding sequence ATGAGCACTAGTCAAACGCATTCTGAAAATTCGCACCAAAACGTCGTTCGTTTCATCACTGCCGGCAGCGTTGATGATGGCAAGAGCACGCTCATTGGCAGATTGCTCTACGATACCAAATCTATTTTGGTGGATCAACTTGAATCTTTATCGAAAACTAAACATGCCCGCGTAACCTCATCAGATGCGGGTGTTGACTTGGCGCTACTGACTGACGGCCTTGAGGCTGAGCGTGAACAAGGCATCACGATTGATGTAGCTTATCGCTATTTCTCAACCCCAAAACGTAAGTTCATCGTAGCTGACGCGCCAGGTCATGAGCAATACACACGTAACTTGGTAACTGGTGCATCGCAATCTGATGTAGCCGTGATTTTGGTTGATGCAACCTGTGTTGATCTGAGTACTAAACCTGCAACATTATTAGCGCAAACTAAACGCCACGCAGCAATCGTACATTTACTTGGCCTACGGCATGTGGTCTTTGCCGTGAATAAAATGGACTTGCTTAACTTTGATGAGAAAATATTTAACACCATCAAGACATCGATTGAAGACTTATGCAGCAAGATTGGTTTACCCACGCCAACTTTAGTTCCCATATCGGCTTTATTAGGTACAAATGTAGTAACCGCTAGTAAAGATACCGCTTGGTATGCGGGCCCAACATTGCTGCAGTGGCTGGAAAGTCTAGATACCAGCCCTCAGTCTGAAAAGACCGGCTTACGTCTACCGGTGCAGTATGTCGCCCGCCAAGATGGTAGCGCCTCCGATGACTTACGTGCTTACCTTGGTCAAATCGAATCTGGAAGTATTCAGGTCGGCCAAAAAATTACTGTTCTCCCAGAACATCGTGAAGCGACCGTATCTAAGATCTATTTAGGCAATTACTCAAATCGAGATCAAGAGAATGTCAATAATGAAGTGCAATCCGCCCAAACTGGCGAGGCTGTTGCGATCAGCCTGGCTGAAGATATCGATGTTTCTAGAGGCTCCATATTCATTAGCGCTGAAGATGCTTCGCCACCAACGCTGAGCAAGCAGATTTCTGCCGATCTTTGCTGGCTAGATAGTGAGCCATTGTCATTGAGTCGCAAGTACGCCCTACGCCACACCACCAATACCATTGGCGCCAAGGTGAAAGAAATCCAAAAAGTGCTGGACGTGCAAACACTGTCTCACGCTCTTGAAACGCATCCACTCACCGCAAATGAAATTGGACGCGTAGACTTTGTTTTACAAAAACCGATTGCTGCCGATTTATTTAGTCAGTCAAAAAAAACCGGTGCATTTATTCTCATCGATGATACTACCAACCATACGGTTGCTGCGGGTATGATTCGAGAGGCTTGA
- a CDS encoding CysB family HTH-type transcriptional regulator, protein MNFQQLRIIRETVRRNFNLTEVGNALSTSQSGVSKHILDLEDELGIELFVRKGKRLLGLTEPGKELLTIVERMLLDAKNIKQLGEQFSQSDKGQLTIATTHTQARYALPKVVSLFKQRFPKVHLALHQGSPQEIVELLLEGRADIGIATEALEDIPELVTFPYYSWHHTVVVPKGHPLESKKNITIEDIAEYPIVTYHEGFTGRKSVDQTFSKAGITPDIVMSALDADVIKTYVELGLGIGIIASMAYQSDRDTKLSLLDVGDLFENNTTRIALRKGYFLRGYAYEFIELCSPKLDEPKVKAALKPESHLDLD, encoded by the coding sequence ATGAACTTTCAACAACTCCGAATAATCCGTGAAACTGTTCGCCGCAATTTCAACCTGACTGAGGTTGGAAATGCATTATCTACATCCCAGTCAGGTGTGAGTAAGCATATTCTCGACCTAGAGGATGAGCTTGGTATTGAGTTATTTGTTCGTAAGGGTAAGAGGCTTTTAGGCCTTACAGAGCCTGGCAAAGAGTTGTTAACGATCGTTGAGCGCATGTTGCTCGATGCAAAAAATATTAAACAATTAGGTGAACAATTTAGCCAAAGTGATAAAGGCCAGCTCACCATTGCAACTACCCATACTCAGGCTCGTTATGCATTGCCTAAGGTGGTGAGTCTATTTAAACAACGTTTTCCAAAAGTGCATTTGGCACTACATCAAGGCAGTCCACAAGAAATCGTAGAGCTACTATTAGAAGGTCGAGCAGATATTGGAATTGCAACTGAGGCTCTAGAAGACATTCCCGAGCTGGTGACTTTCCCATACTATTCTTGGCACCACACTGTTGTTGTGCCAAAAGGGCATCCGCTTGAGAGCAAGAAAAATATAACGATTGAGGACATTGCCGAGTACCCTATCGTGACTTATCACGAAGGATTTACAGGTCGAAAATCCGTAGATCAAACATTTTCTAAGGCTGGTATTACTCCAGATATCGTTATGTCTGCTCTTGATGCTGACGTAATCAAAACTTATGTCGAACTGGGTCTCGGTATAGGCATCATTGCCTCGATGGCTTATCAATCAGATCGTGATACCAAACTTAGCTTATTAGATGTTGGTGATCTTTTTGAGAACAACACCACCCGTATTGCCCTCAGAAAAGGCTACTTTTTACGCGGATATGCTTATGAGTTTATTGAACTATGCTCCCCTAAACTTGATGAGCCTAAGGTGAAAGCTGCCTTAAAACCAGAATCACATCTCGATTTAGACTAA
- the cysD gene encoding sulfate adenylyltransferase subunit CysD has protein sequence MQEQKLLDDHLDWLEAESIYIIREVVAQCANPAMLFSGGKDSIVMFHLARKAFQFGNRPVKLPFPILHIDTGHNYPEVITYRNGVVKQTGVKLIVGHVEDSIKKGTVRLRKETDSRNAAQAVTLLEAIAEHEFDALMGGARRDEEKARAKERIFSFRDEFGQWDPKVQRPELWNLYNARISKGENMRVFPISNWTELDIWQYIAREKLELPSIYYTHQREVVRKNSLLVPVTSITPKAPDDVSEVLSVRFRTVGDISCTCPVLSTAATPIDIIAETAITEMTERGATRMDDQTNEASMERRKKEGYF, from the coding sequence ATGCAAGAACAAAAATTATTAGATGATCATTTGGACTGGCTGGAAGCTGAGTCAATCTACATTATTCGTGAAGTTGTGGCGCAATGCGCAAATCCTGCCATGCTATTTTCAGGTGGCAAAGACTCCATTGTGATGTTTCACTTAGCTCGCAAAGCCTTCCAGTTTGGTAATCGCCCGGTAAAACTCCCCTTCCCTATTTTGCATATCGATACTGGCCATAACTATCCAGAGGTGATCACTTATCGGAATGGCGTTGTTAAACAAACTGGTGTGAAACTTATTGTTGGACACGTTGAAGACTCAATTAAAAAAGGGACTGTCCGATTACGCAAAGAAACGGATTCCAGAAATGCCGCTCAGGCAGTCACATTGCTTGAGGCAATTGCTGAGCATGAGTTTGATGCATTGATGGGCGGTGCACGCCGTGATGAAGAAAAAGCCCGTGCGAAAGAACGCATTTTCTCGTTCCGCGATGAATTCGGCCAATGGGATCCTAAGGTGCAGCGCCCAGAACTCTGGAATCTTTACAACGCACGTATTTCCAAAGGCGAGAATATGCGCGTGTTCCCCATCTCAAATTGGACTGAGCTCGATATCTGGCAATATATTGCGCGTGAGAAGTTAGAATTGCCAAGTATTTACTATACGCATCAACGTGAAGTGGTGCGCAAAAATAGCCTCTTAGTCCCCGTTACCAGTATCACCCCTAAAGCACCTGATGATGTCAGCGAAGTGTTGAGTGTACGTTTTCGAACCGTAGGTGACATCAGTTGCACTTGCCCAGTTCTCAGCACTGCTGCTACACCAATCGACATTATTGCTGAAACAGCCATTACTGAAATGACAGAACGTGGCGCAACGCGCATGGACGATCAAACAAATGAGGCCTCCATGGAGCGCCGTAAGAAAGAAGGTTATTTCTGA
- a CDS encoding sulfate ABC transporter ATP-binding protein produces the protein MSIEVKNINKSFGNFVALNNVSLDFPSGELVALLGPSGCGKTTLLRIIAGLETPDSGNIILDSIDTSLTPVRDRQVGFVFQHYALFKHMTVFDNVAFGLNVKNRKDRPSKDEIAYKVHELLKLVQLDWLHDRFPAQLSGGQRQRIALARALAVEPKVLLLDEPFGALDAKVRKELRRWLRKLHDELHITSIFVTHDQEEALEVADRVVLMNQGNVEQIGSPDEVYDHPATPFVYGFLGNVNLFHGRVEGESIQVGGHQLKHDRSDSIAQGASVLAFARPHELDIIPENQGNDGVVARIDRILSFGLNSRVELSAIANPESPATPQFYEVELPRSEIASRGLAEGQQVRIVPSQLRVFENNH, from the coding sequence ATGAGTATCGAAGTAAAAAATATTAATAAATCTTTCGGGAACTTTGTCGCCCTAAATAATGTATCGCTCGATTTCCCTTCAGGTGAATTAGTGGCGTTACTTGGTCCATCTGGTTGTGGCAAAACCACCCTCCTTCGTATTATTGCTGGCCTTGAAACTCCAGATAGTGGCAATATTATTTTGGATAGCATCGATACCTCGCTTACACCGGTGAGAGATCGCCAAGTGGGATTTGTATTCCAGCACTACGCACTCTTCAAACACATGACTGTTTTTGACAATGTAGCATTTGGTCTGAATGTGAAGAATCGAAAAGATCGTCCGAGTAAAGATGAGATTGCATATAAAGTTCATGAACTTCTTAAGCTAGTGCAATTAGATTGGCTTCACGATCGCTTCCCCGCACAATTATCAGGCGGCCAACGTCAACGAATTGCATTGGCAAGGGCTTTAGCAGTAGAGCCTAAGGTACTTCTACTGGATGAACCCTTTGGGGCATTGGACGCCAAAGTACGCAAAGAACTACGTCGCTGGCTCCGAAAACTGCATGATGAACTTCATATCACCTCTATTTTTGTAACGCATGATCAAGAAGAAGCGCTTGAAGTAGCGGATCGAGTCGTCCTGATGAACCAAGGAAATGTTGAGCAAATCGGTAGCCCAGATGAAGTTTACGACCACCCTGCTACTCCTTTTGTATATGGCTTTCTTGGAAACGTCAATTTGTTTCATGGTCGCGTTGAGGGAGAAAGTATTCAAGTTGGCGGTCATCAACTCAAGCACGATCGCTCAGACTCAATTGCTCAGGGAGCATCTGTTTTGGCCTTTGCGAGACCACATGAACTCGATATCATTCCTGAAAATCAAGGCAATGATGGGGTGGTTGCACGCATTGACCGTATCCTTTCTTTTGGCCTTAACTCACGAGTCGAGCTTTCGGCAATTGCAAATCCCGAATCCCCAGCAACACCCCAGTTTTATGAAGTAGAGTTGCCACGATCAGAAATCGCTAGCCGCGGATTAGCAGAGGGTCAACAAGTACGCATTGTTCCATCCCAATTACGAGTATTTGAAAATAATCACTAA
- the cysW gene encoding sulfate ABC transporter permease subunit CysW, with the protein MDSITRFERSSATRDSFIVKSLVLILSLSFFGLFLLLPLFSVFAEALHKGWVYYFKAIAEPDTWSAIKLTLLAAGIAVPLNLVFGVTASWAISKFDFHGKHLLITLIDLPFSVSPVIAGLIFVLVFGAQGWFGSWLSDNDIKIIFAVPGIVLATIFVTFPFVARELIPLMEAQGREEEEAATVLGASGWQTFWYVTLPNIKWGLLYGVILCNARAMGEFGAVSVVSGHIRGYTNTIPLQVEILYNEYNYVAAFAVASLLALLALLTLAAKTYVEWRLESETNAPPVIEGPL; encoded by the coding sequence ATGGACTCCATCACTAGATTTGAGCGCAGCTCGGCTACGAGAGATTCATTCATTGTCAAATCGCTTGTGTTAATTTTGTCCTTGAGCTTTTTTGGGCTTTTTTTACTATTGCCCTTGTTTTCAGTATTTGCAGAAGCCTTGCATAAGGGGTGGGTGTATTACTTCAAAGCCATTGCCGAACCCGATACTTGGTCCGCCATAAAACTCACTCTATTAGCCGCCGGCATCGCCGTCCCCCTGAACCTGGTCTTTGGCGTCACAGCCTCTTGGGCGATCTCTAAGTTTGATTTTCACGGAAAACATCTATTAATCACCTTGATTGATTTACCTTTCTCGGTATCACCAGTCATTGCCGGATTAATTTTTGTTCTTGTATTTGGCGCACAGGGATGGTTTGGATCATGGTTAAGTGATAACGACATCAAGATAATTTTTGCGGTGCCTGGCATTGTGCTCGCAACGATATTTGTCACCTTCCCCTTTGTAGCACGCGAACTCATTCCCCTAATGGAAGCCCAGGGACGTGAAGAGGAAGAAGCTGCAACTGTTCTTGGCGCTAGCGGATGGCAAACTTTTTGGTACGTTACCCTTCCCAATATTAAATGGGGCTTACTGTATGGCGTCATATTATGTAATGCACGCGCCATGGGTGAATTCGGTGCAGTATCAGTGGTGTCTGGCCATATTAGGGGTTACACCAACACCATCCCCTTGCAAGTAGAGATTCTCTATAACGAATACAACTATGTGGCCGCTTTTGCAGTTGCCTCGCTACTGGCTTTGCTTGCACTACTTACCTTAGCCGCCAAAACCTATGTGGAATGGCGCCTTGAATCAGAAACTAATGCACCGCCCGTAATTGAAGGACCACTATGA